In Bradyrhizobium lablabi, one DNA window encodes the following:
- a CDS encoding benzoate-CoA ligase family protein, with translation MSGGISLGIEGLGPSGHLDDFSRRNLPPSEQWPQLRLDRPEFQYPDYLNAAVELTDRNVEKGFGDRVALIGNGRQRTYKELADWSNRLAHALVENYGVKPGNRVLIRSGNNPALVAAWLAATKAGAVVVNTMPMLRAGELTKIIDKAEIALALTDSRIADELVACAKTSRFLKQVVNFDGTSNHDAELDRVALSKPVRFDAVKTGRDDVALLGFTSGTTGEPKATMHFHRDLMIIADGYAREVLKVTPDDVFVGSPPLAFTFGLGGLAIFPLRFGATATLLENAAPPEMVKIIETYKATICFTSPTAYRAMMVAMDKGADLSSLRLAVSAGETLPAPVFESWTRKTGKTILDGIGSTELLHIFITNRVGDAVGGTTGLPVSGYEAKIVDDDMNELPPGTAGKLAVRGPTGCRYLADKRQSNYVRQGWNLTGDTFVRDANGRLCFVARSDDMIISSGYNIAGPEIEACLLTHPAVAECGVVGSPDEARGMIVKAYVVVAPGVTADDALTTALQEHVKREIAPYKYPRAIEFVAQLPKTETGKLQRFALRQMAQAAASPGMAAE, from the coding sequence ATGTCAGGTGGAATTAGCCTTGGAATTGAAGGCCTCGGCCCGTCGGGTCACCTCGATGATTTTTCGCGGCGAAATCTTCCGCCATCCGAGCAATGGCCACAATTGCGGCTCGACCGGCCGGAGTTTCAATACCCCGATTATCTCAACGCCGCCGTTGAATTGACCGACCGCAACGTCGAGAAGGGGTTCGGCGATCGTGTCGCGCTGATCGGCAACGGCCGCCAGCGCACCTACAAGGAGCTGGCGGACTGGTCGAACCGCCTGGCGCATGCGCTGGTGGAGAATTACGGCGTCAAGCCCGGCAACCGGGTGCTGATCCGCTCGGGCAACAATCCGGCGCTGGTCGCCGCATGGCTTGCGGCGACCAAGGCCGGCGCCGTCGTCGTCAACACCATGCCGATGCTGCGAGCCGGTGAGCTGACAAAAATCATCGACAAGGCGGAGATCGCGCTGGCGCTGACCGACAGCCGCATCGCCGACGAACTGGTCGCCTGCGCGAAGACCAGCCGGTTTCTCAAGCAGGTGGTGAATTTCGACGGCACGTCGAACCATGATGCCGAGCTCGATCGGGTGGCGCTGAGCAAGCCGGTTCGGTTCGATGCCGTCAAAACCGGCCGCGACGACGTTGCCCTTCTCGGATTTACTTCGGGCACCACGGGTGAGCCAAAGGCGACCATGCATTTCCATCGCGATCTCATGATCATTGCGGATGGCTATGCCAGGGAAGTGCTCAAGGTCACGCCGGATGATGTCTTCGTAGGCTCTCCGCCGCTGGCCTTCACGTTTGGATTGGGCGGGCTTGCGATCTTTCCGTTGCGGTTCGGCGCGACCGCGACGCTCCTGGAAAACGCGGCGCCGCCCGAGATGGTCAAGATCATCGAGACCTACAAGGCCACGATCTGCTTCACCTCGCCGACCGCGTATCGGGCGATGATGGTCGCGATGGACAAGGGCGCTGATCTGTCGTCGCTGCGTCTTGCGGTCTCCGCCGGCGAAACCTTGCCGGCGCCGGTGTTCGAGAGCTGGACCCGCAAGACCGGCAAGACCATTCTCGACGGCATCGGCAGCACGGAATTGCTGCACATCTTCATTACCAACCGGGTCGGCGACGCCGTCGGCGGGACGACCGGGCTCCCGGTGTCCGGTTACGAGGCGAAAATCGTCGACGACGACATGAACGAATTGCCGCCGGGCACCGCCGGCAAGCTTGCGGTTCGCGGGCCGACCGGATGCCGCTATCTCGCGGACAAGCGGCAATCGAACTATGTGCGTCAGGGGTGGAATCTGACCGGCGATACCTTTGTGCGCGATGCCAACGGCCGCCTGTGCTTCGTGGCGCGGTCGGACGACATGATCATCTCCTCCGGCTACAACATCGCGGGCCCCGAGATCGAGGCCTGTTTGCTGACGCATCCCGCGGTCGCCGAATGCGGCGTGGTCGGCTCGCCCGACGAGGCGCGCGGCATGATCGTCAAGGCCTATGTGGTTGTCGCACCCGGGGTCACCGCCGACGATGCGCTGACGACGGCGCTGCAGGAGCACGTCAAGCGCGAGATCGCTCCTTACAAATATCCGCGGGCGATCGAATTCGTAGCCCAATTGCCCAAGACCGAAACCGGCAAGTTGCAGCGCTTTGCGCTGCGGCAGATGGCTCAGGCTGCGGCCTCCCCGGGAATGGCGGCGGAATGA
- a CDS encoding RidA family protein, producing MSTQDGPTLAVLPVAKGETSPAAPRVLQPSGWPAPKGYANGMAADGRLVVTGGVIGWDHLGHLPDDFVAQVRQTLSNISAILAEGGARPEHLVRLTWYVVDMDEYLSNLKALGQIYRDIFGAHYPAMALVQVVRLVEKAARVEIEATAVVPR from the coding sequence GTGAGCACGCAAGACGGGCCCACACTTGCGGTGCTGCCGGTTGCGAAGGGCGAGACATCGCCGGCCGCTCCGCGGGTCTTGCAGCCGAGCGGCTGGCCGGCGCCGAAAGGATACGCCAACGGCATGGCGGCCGATGGCCGCCTGGTCGTCACCGGCGGGGTGATCGGCTGGGATCATCTCGGTCATTTGCCGGACGACTTTGTCGCGCAGGTGCGCCAGACCCTGAGCAACATCTCGGCCATTCTGGCGGAAGGCGGCGCGCGGCCCGAGCATCTCGTGCGTCTGACTTGGTACGTCGTCGATATGGACGAGTATCTTTCAAACCTGAAGGCGCTCGGTCAAATCTACCGCGATATCTTCGGCGCGCATTATCCCGCGATGGCGCTGGTTCAGGTCGTGCGATTAGTCGAAAAGGCGGCGCGGGTCGAGATCGAGGCGACGGCGGTCGTGCCGCGGTAA
- a CDS encoding MFS transporter codes for MADMQAGVAPFLGVFLLAHGWESGLIGTVMTVGGIAGMIMTTPAGAMIDATTNKRAFVIVPGIFTVIASAVILVSQRFWIVAVSQVATAIAGAALVPAVTGITLGIVHQAGFNRQNGRNQAFNHAGNMVGAALSGLLGWTFGFGAVFILAAVFGALSIISVLIIPREAIDDRVARGSSDDNSQGPPSAWRVLLECKPLLVLAAALMLFHLGNAAMLPLYGLAVVSAQQGNGAGFVALTIVVAQAVMVAASLVAMRMAEKQGYWLVLLISFIALPVRGLIAASSIKYWGVFPVQALDGIGAGLQSVVVPSLVARILNGTGRINVGQGAVMTAQGLGAALSPAMGGWLAQVFGYPAALMVLGSIAIGSIAVWLSFASVLEPACARKPTGDRAAVSAGRIGFASLNPTCRSRKGDADYPQ; via the coding sequence ATGGCCGACATGCAGGCCGGCGTTGCTCCGTTCCTGGGCGTATTTTTGTTGGCCCATGGTTGGGAAAGCGGCTTGATCGGTACCGTAATGACCGTTGGCGGCATCGCGGGCATGATCATGACCACGCCGGCGGGCGCGATGATCGACGCAACGACGAACAAGCGCGCCTTTGTCATTGTCCCCGGCATCTTCACTGTCATCGCCTCCGCTGTGATCCTTGTCTCGCAGAGATTTTGGATTGTTGCCGTGTCGCAGGTAGCGACCGCGATAGCAGGAGCCGCGCTCGTGCCTGCGGTCACGGGGATCACACTGGGGATCGTGCATCAGGCCGGTTTCAACAGGCAGAACGGTCGCAATCAGGCTTTCAACCACGCTGGCAATATGGTGGGCGCGGCCCTCTCGGGCCTCCTCGGATGGACGTTTGGTTTTGGCGCGGTGTTCATTTTGGCGGCTGTGTTCGGTGCGCTGTCGATTATCTCGGTATTGATCATCCCCAGGGAAGCGATTGACGATCGTGTCGCTCGGGGTTCAAGCGACGATAATAGTCAAGGGCCGCCTAGCGCGTGGCGCGTGTTGTTGGAATGCAAGCCACTTCTTGTCTTAGCTGCTGCCCTGATGCTCTTCCATTTGGGCAATGCCGCAATGCTGCCGCTCTATGGTCTGGCGGTCGTCTCCGCACAGCAAGGCAATGGCGCGGGCTTTGTGGCCCTGACGATTGTCGTAGCGCAGGCCGTCATGGTCGCCGCATCACTCGTAGCGATGCGAATGGCGGAGAAGCAAGGCTATTGGCTAGTCCTGCTCATTTCGTTTATCGCGCTGCCGGTACGCGGATTGATCGCGGCGTCGTCAATCAAATATTGGGGGGTATTTCCGGTGCAGGCGCTCGACGGCATCGGCGCCGGCTTGCAAAGCGTGGTCGTCCCGAGCCTCGTCGCTCGCATTCTGAATGGCACGGGGCGGATCAATGTCGGCCAAGGTGCCGTGATGACCGCTCAAGGCTTAGGAGCTGCGCTTAGTCCGGCGATGGGTGGCTGGCTGGCGCAGGTGTTTGGATATCCCGCAGCCCTTATGGTCCTTGGATCGATTGCCATTGGCTCAATCGCAGTCTGGCTTTCGTTCGCGTCCGTTCTCGAACCGGCATGCGCGCGAAAGCCAACGGGCGACCGCGCGGCAGTTTCAGCTGGTAGGATCGGTTTCGCTTCGCTCAACCCAACCTGTAGGTCACGGAAGGGGGACGCGGACTATCCGCAATAA
- a CDS encoding glycine zipper domain-containing protein — MISKFALTALLAFAAFAPSENAVAQNALGGAILGGTAGAIVGGAVGGGRGAAVGAIVGATTGAAVAAQGDPRPGGYYYYQRGCYVQRPDGAWVLVPPRYCG; from the coding sequence ATGATATCGAAATTCGCACTGACGGCGCTGCTCGCGTTTGCGGCCTTTGCGCCGAGCGAAAATGCGGTGGCGCAGAACGCGCTGGGCGGCGCCATTCTCGGCGGCACGGCCGGCGCCATCGTCGGCGGCGCGGTCGGTGGCGGCCGTGGGGCCGCGGTCGGCGCGATCGTTGGAGCGACGACCGGCGCCGCGGTTGCGGCCCAAGGCGATCCGCGGCCGGGCGGTTACTATTATTACCAGCGGGGTTGCTACGTTCAGCGCCCGGACGGCGCCTGGGTCCTGGTCCCGCCGCGTTATTGCGGATAG
- a CDS encoding class II aldolase/adducin family protein, which translates to MTPPVNSPAIKVVKSVREQVSAEEWQTRVDLAACYRLTALYGMTEMIANHISCRVPGSHDHFLINPYGMLYEEIDASCLIKVDLDGKVLFNASDYGVNAAGFVIHSAIHMARHDVDCVAHTHTPAGMAVSAMECGLLPLAQTSMRFLHIAYHDFEGIADDIGERERLVRDLGDHEAMVLRNHGLLVVGRTIPATFNLLYRMERACEVQVMALSCNTKLVYPPQDVLEKTFDKVKPRPNLPNRNGELAWPALLRKLDRVDTSYRN; encoded by the coding sequence ATGACCCCTCCCGTGAATTCCCCTGCGATCAAAGTGGTAAAATCGGTCCGCGAACAGGTCAGCGCGGAGGAGTGGCAAACCCGCGTCGACCTCGCCGCCTGCTATCGCCTCACCGCGCTGTACGGCATGACCGAGATGATCGCCAACCACATCTCATGCCGCGTCCCCGGCTCGCATGATCATTTCCTGATCAATCCATACGGAATGCTCTACGAGGAGATCGACGCGTCCTGCCTGATCAAGGTCGATCTCGACGGCAAGGTGCTTTTCAATGCCTCCGACTATGGCGTCAACGCCGCCGGCTTTGTCATCCACAGCGCCATCCACATGGCGCGCCACGACGTCGACTGCGTGGCGCATACCCATACGCCGGCAGGCATGGCGGTCTCGGCGATGGAATGCGGCCTGCTGCCGCTGGCGCAGACCTCGATGCGGTTTCTCCACATCGCCTATCACGATTTTGAAGGCATCGCCGACGATATCGGCGAGCGCGAACGGCTGGTGAGAGACCTCGGCGATCACGAGGCGATGGTGTTGCGCAACCACGGCCTGCTGGTGGTCGGGCGCACCATCCCCGCGACGTTCAATTTGCTCTATCGCATGGAGCGCGCCTGCGAGGTGCAGGTGATGGCGCTGTCCTGCAACACCAAATTGGTCTACCCGCCGCAGGACGTGCTGGAAAAAACTTTCGACAAAGTGAAGCCGCGGCCCAATCTGCCTAACCGCAACGGCGAACTGGCCTGGCCGGCACTGTTGCGAAAACTCGACCGCGTCGACACGTCGTATCGGAATTAA
- a CDS encoding ABC transporter substrate-binding protein, with product MKTARFFLFLLALSLVAPWQSAKAADVICYNCPPEWADWASMLKAIKADLNYDIPHDNKNSGQALAQILAEKSNPVGDIGYFGVTFGMKAKAQDALEPYKPVNWDQVPSGLKDPDGYWTTIHSGTLGLFVNKDALGGKPVPACWKDLLKPDYKGMVGYLDPSSAAVGYVGAVAINLALGGSASNFDPAISFFQDLRKNDPIVPKQTSYARVVSGEMPILLDYDFNAYRAKYQEKGNFEFVIPCEGSVVFPYVAGLVKNAPDKDKAKKVLDYLLSDKGQAIWTNAYLRPARPIELPEAVKAKFLPDSDYARAKSVDWGQMENVQKGFVDRYLAEVR from the coding sequence ATGAAGACCGCCCGTTTTTTCCTGTTTTTGCTCGCGCTGTCGCTGGTCGCGCCGTGGCAATCCGCCAAGGCGGCCGACGTGATCTGCTACAATTGCCCGCCGGAATGGGCCGACTGGGCCTCGATGCTGAAGGCGATCAAGGCCGATCTCAACTACGACATTCCGCATGACAACAAGAATTCGGGTCAGGCGCTGGCGCAGATTTTGGCAGAGAAGAGCAATCCGGTCGGCGATATCGGCTATTTCGGCGTCACTTTTGGCATGAAGGCAAAAGCCCAGGATGCGCTCGAGCCCTACAAGCCGGTCAATTGGGACCAGGTGCCGTCAGGCTTGAAGGACCCGGACGGCTACTGGACCACAATCCATTCCGGCACGCTCGGCCTGTTCGTGAACAAGGATGCGCTCGGCGGCAAGCCGGTGCCGGCGTGCTGGAAGGATCTGTTGAAGCCGGACTACAAGGGCATGGTCGGCTATCTCGATCCATCCTCGGCCGCGGTCGGCTATGTCGGCGCGGTCGCGATCAACCTGGCGCTCGGCGGCTCGGCATCGAATTTCGATCCGGCGATTTCCTTCTTCCAGGACCTGCGCAAGAACGACCCGATCGTTCCCAAGCAGACGTCTTACGCGCGCGTGGTTTCCGGCGAGATGCCGATCCTCCTGGATTACGATTTCAACGCCTATCGCGCCAAATATCAGGAGAAGGGCAACTTTGAATTCGTGATCCCGTGCGAGGGATCGGTGGTGTTTCCCTATGTCGCAGGTCTCGTCAAGAACGCGCCCGACAAGGACAAGGCCAAGAAGGTTTTGGATTATCTGTTGTCCGACAAGGGGCAGGCGATCTGGACCAACGCCTATCTGCGTCCGGCGCGCCCGATCGAATTGCCGGAAGCGGTGAAGGCAAAATTCCTGCCCGACAGCGACTATGCGCGCGCCAAGAGCGTCGACTGGGGCCAGATGGAAAACGTGCAAAAAGGCTTTGTCGACCGCTATCTCGCCGAGGTCCGCTGA
- a CDS encoding ABC transporter permease translates to MPHKTFVWLCLLPLAVVTTAFFLLPMARLVVTGAEGPQGLAGYLAILTEPRYRATLINTVLLATATTIVTLAVATVAGMFLQRHRFPGRAVLVAMLTFPLAFPGVVVGFLIILLAGRQGLIGDLTNRAFGEKLVFAYSIYGLFLGYLYFSIPRVILTIMAAVQKLDVGLEEAARSLGASPWAVQRDVVLPALAPAFVASGAIAFATAMGAFGTAFTLATNIDVLPMLIYTEFTLAANFATSAALSVGLGVIAWAILALARSFSGGTVAAAG, encoded by the coding sequence ATGCCGCACAAAACCTTCGTCTGGCTATGCCTGCTGCCGCTTGCCGTGGTGACGACGGCGTTTTTCCTGCTGCCGATGGCGCGGCTGGTCGTCACCGGCGCCGAAGGGCCGCAAGGGCTCGCCGGATATCTGGCGATCCTGACCGAGCCGCGCTACCGCGCGACCTTGATCAACACGGTTTTGCTGGCGACTGCGACCACGATCGTCACGCTCGCGGTCGCGACCGTTGCGGGGATGTTCCTGCAACGCCATCGCTTTCCCGGCCGCGCCGTTTTGGTTGCGATGCTGACCTTTCCGCTGGCGTTTCCCGGCGTCGTGGTCGGCTTCCTGATCATCCTGCTCGCGGGACGGCAGGGGTTGATCGGCGATCTCACCAACCGCGCCTTTGGCGAGAAGCTGGTGTTCGCCTATTCGATCTACGGGCTGTTCCTCGGCTATCTCTATTTCTCGATCCCGCGCGTCATTCTCACCATCATGGCGGCGGTGCAGAAACTCGACGTCGGCCTCGAGGAAGCCGCGCGCTCGCTTGGTGCGAGCCCATGGGCGGTGCAGCGCGATGTCGTGCTGCCGGCGCTGGCGCCGGCTTTTGTCGCATCCGGCGCCATTGCGTTTGCGACCGCGATGGGCGCGTTCGGCACGGCGTTTACGCTCGCGACCAATATCGATGTGCTGCCGATGTTGATCTATACAGAATTTACGCTGGCCGCGAATTTTGCCACTTCCGCCGCGCTGTCGGTGGGCCTGGGCGTCATCGCCTGGGCGATTCTGGCGCTGGCCCGCTCGTTCAGCGGCGGCACCGTCGCGGCGGCCGGATAA
- a CDS encoding ABC transporter permease, giving the protein MRDRLIFAGQLLFTLLVAAFLVVPAILSIIAGVTVNYFRGISSGVTLQWVFQVWDLYAGTILLSFVIALATLAVTLVAGVPSAYALHVRGGRLSRVIEEIITLPLAIPGLALALALLLTYQGFSDFRRSWLFILTGHVIFTMPFMVRSVMAVFATVDIKTLDEGAASLGASPWRRFRDVIVPNALPGILAGSLMVVTLSLGEFNLTWMLHTPLTKTLPIGLADAYASMRLEVASAYTLIFFVMIIPLLVAMQLFADEEQKR; this is encoded by the coding sequence ATGCGCGATCGCCTGATCTTTGCCGGCCAACTTTTATTCACGCTGCTGGTCGCCGCGTTCCTCGTGGTGCCTGCGATTCTCTCGATCATCGCCGGCGTCACCGTGAATTACTTCCGCGGCATCTCCTCGGGCGTGACGCTGCAATGGGTATTCCAGGTCTGGGATCTCTATGCCGGCACCATCCTGTTGTCGTTCGTGATCGCCTTGGCGACGCTTGCCGTGACGCTGGTGGCCGGGGTTCCGTCTGCGTATGCCTTGCATGTGCGGGGAGGGCGGCTGTCGCGCGTGATCGAGGAAATCATCACCTTGCCGCTTGCGATCCCCGGGCTCGCGCTGGCGCTGGCGCTGCTGCTCACCTATCAGGGTTTTAGCGATTTTCGCCGCTCCTGGCTGTTCATCCTCACCGGCCATGTCATCTTCACCATGCCGTTCATGGTGCGCTCGGTGATGGCGGTGTTCGCAACCGTCGACATCAAGACGCTCGACGAGGGCGCGGCTTCGCTCGGTGCTTCGCCCTGGCGGCGCTTTCGCGACGTCATCGTTCCCAATGCGCTGCCGGGCATCCTCGCCGGCAGCCTGATGGTGGTGACGCTTTCGCTCGGCGAATTCAACCTGACCTGGATGCTGCACACGCCGCTGACAAAAACGCTGCCAATCGGGCTTGCCGACGCGTACGCCTCGATGCGGCTGGAAGTGGCGTCGGCCTATACGCTGATCTTCTTTGTCATGATCATTCCGCTTCTTGTCGCGATGCAGTTGTTTGCCGACGAGGAGCAGAAAAGATGA
- a CDS encoding ABC transporter ATP-binding protein — MSAAAGHGASVRIENCGKTFTDGTRALEPATLDIARGETLVLLGPSGCGKTTMLRIIAGLELPDPGGLVLFDDKDMTSVPIERRNVGMVFQSYALFPNMSVADNIGYGLKIRGMANEERTKRVAELVALTNISGLENRRIDQLSGGQRQRVALARAVAIRPGILLLDEPLTALDAALRERLRGELNRLLRALGITTIYVTHDQAEAMELGDRIVVMQKGTIAQIGNPRDIYFAPKNRFVAEFIGAANIIESPIEHGHLVLPGGRQPIGGDASFGAAVAMIRPETIRIVEAASAPLSGTIDSVSFIGDRQRMVVSGAAGKPLTVDAPNTVKAEVGDRVGLLIAPDAVRLLPPEK, encoded by the coding sequence ATGAGCGCGGCCGCGGGACATGGCGCCTCGGTGCGGATCGAGAATTGCGGCAAGACGTTTACGGACGGCACGCGCGCGCTTGAGCCCGCAACGCTCGACATCGCGCGCGGCGAGACGCTGGTGCTGCTCGGCCCCTCCGGCTGCGGCAAGACGACCATGTTGCGCATCATCGCCGGCCTCGAACTGCCCGATCCGGGCGGCCTCGTGTTGTTCGACGACAAGGACATGACGTCGGTGCCGATCGAGCGGCGCAATGTCGGCATGGTGTTTCAGTCCTACGCGTTGTTTCCCAACATGAGCGTCGCCGACAATATCGGCTACGGCCTGAAAATCCGCGGCATGGCAAACGAAGAGCGCACCAAGCGCGTCGCCGAACTGGTGGCGCTGACCAATATTTCGGGGCTCGAAAACCGCCGCATCGACCAGCTCTCCGGCGGCCAGCGCCAGCGCGTGGCGCTGGCGCGCGCGGTCGCGATCCGGCCCGGCATTCTGCTGCTCGACGAGCCCCTGACCGCGCTCGACGCCGCACTTCGCGAGCGCCTGCGCGGCGAGCTCAACCGGTTGCTGCGCGCGCTGGGCATCACGACGATCTATGTGACGCATGATCAGGCCGAGGCCATGGAGCTCGGCGACCGCATCGTCGTCATGCAAAAGGGCACGATTGCCCAGATCGGTAACCCCCGAGATATCTATTTCGCGCCCAAAAATCGCTTCGTGGCCGAATTCATTGGCGCCGCGAACATCATCGAGTCGCCCATCGAGCACGGCCATCTCGTGCTGCCGGGCGGGCGGCAGCCGATCGGCGGCGACGCCAGTTTTGGGGCCGCGGTCGCCATGATCCGCCCCGAGACGATCCGCATCGTCGAGGCCGCAAGCGCGCCGCTGTCGGGCACCATCGACAGCGTCAGCTTTATTGGCGATCGGCAACGCATGGTCGTCTCCGGTGCGGCCGGTAAACCTCTCACCGTCGATGCGCCGAATACCGTCAAAGCAGAAGTTGGCGATCGCGTCGGGCTCCTGATCGCGCCGGACGCGGTCCGCCTGTTGCCGCCGGAGAAATGA
- a CDS encoding phosphodiesterase, translating to MPQKPVRIAQISDLHIKAPGALAYGRVDTARALERCVATLNQFTPKPDLVVISGDLADTPTAEEYAHLKHLLAPLNIAFAGIPGNHDSRDMMRAALPQHYAFVSGALNQRVEIDGLDLVLLDSSVPGKPHGELDAPTLQWLEATLASAPDRPALLFLHHPPFEAGIWHMDRQNLQNADDLASIVKRHPRVRLIATGHVHRATLAMFAGVPTTICPAPNHAVDLDLAALREPSFKVEPPAFHLHAWFPGEGFGSVVTHQVPIGDFDGPHPFFGPDGKLL from the coding sequence ATGCCGCAAAAACCCGTTCGGATCGCGCAGATTTCCGACCTGCACATCAAGGCGCCCGGAGCGCTCGCCTATGGCCGCGTCGACACGGCGCGCGCGCTGGAGCGCTGCGTCGCCACGTTGAACCAGTTCACCCCAAAACCCGATCTCGTGGTGATCTCGGGCGATCTTGCCGATACGCCGACCGCTGAGGAATACGCGCATCTCAAGCACCTGCTGGCGCCGCTGAACATTGCCTTTGCCGGTATTCCCGGCAATCACGATTCGCGCGACATGATGCGCGCCGCGCTTCCGCAACATTATGCCTTCGTATCGGGCGCGCTCAATCAGCGCGTTGAGATCGACGGGCTCGATCTCGTGCTGCTGGATTCGAGCGTGCCGGGCAAACCACATGGCGAGCTCGATGCGCCGACCCTGCAATGGCTTGAGGCAACGCTTGCCTCCGCGCCGGACCGGCCGGCGCTGTTGTTCCTGCATCATCCGCCGTTTGAAGCGGGCATCTGGCACATGGACCGCCAGAATCTGCAAAATGCCGATGACCTTGCGAGCATCGTCAAGCGCCATCCGCGCGTGCGATTGATCGCCACAGGCCACGTCCATCGCGCAACGCTTGCGATGTTTGCCGGCGTGCCGACCACGATTTGCCCGGCGCCAAACCACGCCGTCGATCTCGATCTGGCGGCGCTGCGCGAGCCGTCGTTCAAGGTCGAGCCGCCGGCCTTTCATCTCCACGCCTGGTTTCCGGGCGAGGGCTTTGGCAGCGTCGTCACCCATCAGGTCCCGATCGGCGATTTCGACGGCCCGCATCCGTTTTTCGGGCCGGACGGGAAACTGCTGTGA